One genomic segment of Culturomica massiliensis includes these proteins:
- a CDS encoding SusC/RagA family TonB-linked outer membrane protein, which translates to MRIAILSLLMVFTSAGMAFAQSVVKGKITDSKGDIVIGATVMVKGTTIGTATDVNGLYSLTIPANVKGPKILSYSFLGYKTQEVTLKDQTVIDIVLQDDVANLDEVVVVGYGTQRRASVTGSVAQVGGEELLRAPVGNIANHLGGLVTGVISYQTSGQPGSDGASIIVRGAGAKYIVDGVQRDFTEIDPNEIANISVLKDASSAAIYGLDASSVIIVTTKKGKVAPSKITFTGSYGVSQNAVMLEMLDGPEYAYWYNKARQMDGNAPVFSDEHVKMMLNGDDSDGWGNTNWYKETFDLGRNYTYNVNASGGSEKLRYFASIGSYNQEGNVKGFKYNRINLRSNIDATIANNLDLTVGIAGRIEKRRQPGFSANPGDWNNIPQQAMRAHPYAPKMYHGLPVSTRTASTWVSPEAATELSGYNKNRKMVVETNLALNYNVPWVKGLKAKFMVAYDAAYNLSKAFSTPYRTMIATRPGSVNDNIQYTEAWDPRNYAIKEKSEGYALSEGTTHYEHITTNTSLNYDNQFGKHKVAFMALMETVQKKGNDMSGYVTGFNFAGMDELSQSVNKGTDKSSVAGSSYDQRNVGFAARLNYDYDNRYLAELAFRYDGSYKFGGMKKGNRWAPFPSASLGWRMSEEQWFKKALPYVDNLKLRGSVGLTGMTEGINAYMDLSTLKPLDAPAAVIGGQAVSGLMTNVVPNFNLTWAKGLQYNGGIELSMWGGKLGLEVDVFYKYLYDMLSKVTGGFPDSWGGYHQTYENKNKQEHKGFEFVLSHSNRIGDFAYKVALNGTYTKRIWLRYTDDINTPDYLKLTGKEVGSQIGFIALGLYQNQEQIDNSAMLPGDEGKLRPGDIIYMDRNGDGKITYDQDRGYVGKNAYPKFVGGFTFNGSWRGIDLSFMFQGALGRDVALTGVYEGVGMDNSSMTLSFYHDANSPRYLVENAWTEDNRGAKLPRLTIDSPTTHNAYSSTFWYKNGDYLRLKNMQIGYTFPQKWMNAVGISNLRVYVEGENLFTISELQKYNIDPEQPNVSNGYYPQQRIFSVGVNLSF; encoded by the coding sequence ATGAGAATAGCAATATTGTCATTGTTAATGGTGTTTACTTCGGCGGGGATGGCGTTCGCGCAGTCTGTCGTCAAAGGTAAAATTACGGATAGTAAAGGAGATATTGTTATCGGTGCTACGGTAATGGTGAAAGGGACGACCATCGGAACGGCAACCGATGTGAACGGTCTTTATTCTTTGACAATTCCTGCTAATGTAAAAGGTCCGAAAATATTGTCTTATTCCTTTTTGGGGTATAAAACCCAGGAAGTAACCTTGAAGGATCAAACCGTTATAGACATTGTTTTGCAGGATGATGTAGCTAATTTGGACGAGGTTGTCGTTGTCGGTTACGGCACTCAGCGCCGGGCCAGCGTGACGGGATCGGTGGCACAGGTCGGAGGGGAAGAATTATTGCGGGCTCCGGTAGGTAATATTGCTAACCATTTGGGAGGTTTGGTTACGGGTGTTATTTCCTACCAGACTTCCGGGCAGCCGGGTAGTGACGGAGCCAGTATTATCGTTCGCGGTGCCGGAGCAAAATATATTGTGGACGGTGTACAGCGTGACTTTACTGAAATAGATCCGAATGAAATCGCGAATATTTCAGTTTTGAAAGATGCATCTTCTGCCGCTATTTACGGTTTGGATGCCAGCTCTGTGATTATTGTAACGACAAAGAAAGGAAAGGTTGCTCCTTCCAAAATAACGTTTACAGGTTCTTATGGCGTCAGCCAGAATGCGGTAATGTTGGAAATGCTGGACGGACCGGAGTATGCTTACTGGTACAATAAAGCTCGTCAAATGGACGGGAATGCTCCGGTTTTCTCCGATGAGCATGTGAAGATGATGCTGAATGGAGATGATTCCGACGGTTGGGGAAACACCAACTGGTATAAGGAAACATTTGACCTGGGACGCAATTATACTTATAATGTGAATGCCAGCGGCGGTTCTGAAAAATTACGGTATTTTGCTTCTATCGGAAGCTACAATCAGGAAGGTAATGTGAAAGGATTCAAATACAACCGTATCAATCTGCGTTCCAATATCGATGCGACTATTGCCAATAATCTGGATTTGACGGTAGGTATTGCCGGTCGTATTGAAAAGCGGAGACAACCCGGTTTTTCGGCCAATCCGGGAGATTGGAATAACATTCCGCAACAGGCTATGCGTGCTCATCCTTATGCACCCAAAATGTATCACGGTCTGCCGGTGTCTACCAGAACGGCCAGTACGTGGGTAAGTCCCGAGGCTGCAACAGAGCTCTCCGGTTATAATAAAAACCGTAAAATGGTTGTGGAAACGAATTTGGCCTTGAATTACAATGTGCCCTGGGTAAAAGGATTGAAAGCTAAATTTATGGTGGCTTATGATGCGGCTTATAATCTGTCAAAAGCTTTTTCTACGCCTTACAGAACGATGATTGCTACGCGTCCGGGTTCTGTAAATGACAATATTCAATATACGGAAGCCTGGGATCCCAGAAACTACGCGATAAAAGAGAAGTCGGAAGGATATGCCTTGTCTGAAGGAACGACTCATTATGAGCATATTACGACCAATACCAGTTTGAATTACGATAATCAATTCGGTAAGCACAAAGTGGCGTTTATGGCATTGATGGAAACTGTTCAGAAAAAAGGAAACGATATGAGCGGCTATGTGACCGGTTTTAATTTTGCCGGTATGGATGAACTTTCGCAATCTGTCAATAAAGGCACCGATAAATCTTCGGTAGCCGGTAGCAGTTACGATCAGCGGAATGTCGGATTTGCAGCCCGTTTGAATTACGATTATGACAATCGTTATCTGGCAGAGCTGGCTTTCCGTTATGACGGCAGCTATAAATTCGGCGGTATGAAGAAAGGCAACCGTTGGGCTCCGTTCCCTTCTGCTTCTTTGGGTTGGAGAATGTCGGAAGAACAATGGTTTAAAAAAGCATTGCCTTATGTAGATAACCTGAAGTTGAGAGGAAGTGTGGGATTGACGGGTATGACGGAAGGTATAAATGCTTATATGGACTTGTCAACCCTGAAGCCGCTGGATGCTCCGGCTGCTGTGATCGGAGGACAGGCTGTCAGCGGATTGATGACCAATGTCGTTCCTAATTTCAATTTGACCTGGGCCAAGGGTTTACAATATAACGGTGGTATCGAATTATCGATGTGGGGTGGTAAACTGGGTCTGGAAGTGGATGTATTCTATAAATACCTTTACGATATGTTGAGTAAGGTTACGGGTGGGTTCCCCGATTCATGGGGTGGTTACCACCAGACTTATGAAAACAAGAACAAACAGGAACATAAAGGTTTTGAATTTGTGTTGAGCCATAGTAACCGGATCGGAGATTTCGCTTATAAGGTAGCTTTGAACGGAACGTATACGAAGCGGATTTGGTTGAGGTATACGGACGACATCAATACCCCTGATTACTTGAAATTAACGGGTAAAGAAGTGGGTAGTCAGATCGGATTTATTGCTTTGGGCTTGTATCAAAACCAGGAGCAAATTGATAATTCGGCTATGTTGCCCGGTGATGAAGGAAAATTGCGTCCGGGAGATATTATTTACATGGATAGAAACGGGGACGGTAAGATCACTTATGACCAGGACCGTGGTTATGTCGGTAAGAATGCTTATCCGAAGTTTGTCGGTGGCTTTACCTTTAACGGATCCTGGAGAGGTATCGACCTGTCGTTTATGTTCCAGGGAGCATTGGGACGGGATGTGGCGTTGACCGGAGTTTATGAAGGTGTCGGTATGGATAATTCCTCAATGACGTTGTCTTTTTACCACGATGCAAATTCTCCCCGCTATTTGGTCGAAAATGCCTGGACGGAAGATAACCGGGGTGCTAAATTACCTCGCTTGACAATCGATTCCCCGACAACGCATAATGCATATTCTTCTACATTCTGGTATAAAAACGGGGATTATCTGCGTTTGAAAAATATGCAGATCGGTTATACTTTCCCGCAAAAATGGATGAATGCCGTGGGTATTTCCAATTTAAGAGTGTATGTGGAAGGGGAAAATCTGTTTACAATCAGTGAACTGCAGAAATACAATATCGATCCGGAACAACCGAATGTATCCAACGGATATTATCCGCAACAACGGATATTCTCTGTAGGCGTTAATTTGTCGTTCTAA